Below is a window of Anabas testudineus chromosome 10, fAnaTes1.2, whole genome shotgun sequence DNA.
ATACCATAGCTGACCCCATCTCCATACtagtctgacacacacatttgctccACAATGCATTAAGATCAatcaaagtcaaacacaaaataagtCCTGCTGATGTTAATTCACTGTTAAACCAAACTAGTGTTCTACCTTCATACCTATATCCACTTGGTGTCAATTTACCAAACTATACCAGCTCTACTAAAGCTAGCTTTGCTCAGaaaatttaaagtaatttatgaTTTTATGTGTGAATTTAATAATTGCTGTGTTTTAGCAATATTGCTTTTAACTTTAACAGTAACTGAGCCCATGTTTGACAAATGCTGTGCACTAATAGCCGTTATATTCAAGCTTGTCAGTTTTCTCAGCATTACCTGTGTTTGTTCTAGTGTCGTCTAATAGCTGAGAGTGGTTTTTCAAAAAATGTTTGCCATATTGGTCTGACAAAACTACATAAATGCAATACAATTGAAATAATTGTTGTGAGACAGTGAGGAATGAGTGAAGGGTGAATAAAATGGTGGAAACCTATTCtttgtttgtggtgtttttttttactgaaacagATCAAAATAACAGAACTAAACTGTatcaaatgaaacatgaaagatcCAACATTGtcttatgtttatatttaatcaTATACCACAACGAAAGCTAAACTATTATTTCATAGTGACCTCTATGAACaatttcattaaaacacacGTCTGCTGAACACGAGCTATCTTGAATGCAACTTAGAATGAGCGACAGCAAACTCTATTTCCCACAATGCGACAGTTCTGCTACGGAAGCAGTAAACTGTGACGCGGTGGTAgacattaacaaacaaatgtatgtttcatacatgtattaattaataataaaatctgacCCTCTGatactcctctctcctctttatgtGAATTGTAGGCTCTTACTAGAGACCTttttcaggtaaaaaaaaaaaagatggaccACTTGACACCGGAAGTCAATGTTTGCTGTCGCTGGAGTTTTTCAGAAAACACGAACGCATGTGCTTCGTATTTACTTACAAAACAACTCTTCGTGTCTTTTCCCACTGGATTCTTAGTTGCTGTCAAGCTGTTTAGAAACATATTCTGCTTCGTCGAGACACAAGTACTTTCACTTTTCTTCAAGGTAGTTATGTAACATGTCTTGGAAAACCACTGGGCTACTACCAAATAGCATTGGACCTGTTAGCGTTAGCTAGCGCTAACTCACTGCTAATTGTGAAGAAACTGTCTGTTAGCGTAGAGTAAGTATACTGAGGGGATGTGAAGTGTTGTCATTCGTCCAGCATTCACTGAAATGTCAGAGTTACGGAGTTAGTTTAACATATTAAAGATGCGAACTGGTGATTCACAGACTTCTCGAGCATAGCTAATTTGCTGTGGTGGCACAAACCTCCCAGTTGTGCAGCATTGATTGAATTTCTGCACTTTGACTCTTTGattctctttgtttctcagctGGCGAAGAAAACTGAAGTTCACCGTTTATGATGTCGCAGGCCACTAAACGCAAACACGTTGTTAAGGAGGTCCTCGGAGACTTCGTCACTCCCACAGAAAACCAGCAGATTGTGAAGGTCAGCTGAACCCCCCCCCCTGTGCCACTCCCCAGTGGGATTCAACAGCACATGCTGCAGTAAACAGCGTGACACCTTCCTGACTCTGTCTCCATCCTCACTCTGTGCACTTGCAGGTTATCAGCAGCCGTGGTAACAACCTTCATGAGGCTGTCACGGCTCAGGGGGAGACCTTCCTGGTGAGCATGCCCACCAAGTTCCGCAAGAACATCTGGATCAAAAGAGGTAAGAGTGTGACATGGAGGTTGAATAGATGTTGAAAGTGCAAAGATtgtgtaaatgtgatgtgtatGCAGTGAGATGATGTATCTGTGAAAAGCTGCGTCTACGAATGTGAAGCAATTTCAGAATAATGTTCTTTAATGGAAAATTACAAAgactttaaatataatatcatCTACAGTTCAGAGACTCTGGAGAAATCTCTGTAAATCTCTTGTAGACAGGCTCTAGCCCAGCGTTTTTAAGATGTGTTTCTGCGATCAGTTTCAAAGTGGCCTTATCAAATTTGTATCTGAGGAAATGTACTatttggggggggggttcttttgttaataaaatgtggGTGTCTGAGATTTGCTAATCATTACATTCTGTTGTTATGCAGATTTTACACAGCCTCCAAACTATTTGGAAATCGGGGTTGTAAGATTGTCTGTTTTCTGATTCTCCAGGTGATTTTGTGATTGTGGATCCTAttgaggaaggagagaaggtgAAGGCAGAGATCAGCTTTATTCTCTACAAACATCACATTCAGTacctgcaaaaagaaaagctctgGTGAGTAaaggcacacacagaaacacaataagCATCATTTTGTGTGTAACAAAGAGTGTATTGTGCTAATGCCTTCACTTCCTCCAGGCCAGAGGGTTTTATAGAggacaagacaaacaaacagcaggaaacggaagagagagatgagcaGGAGGAAGTTAGTGACTCTGAAGATGATGAGAGCGACCTCTTTGTGAACACCAACCGCTGTAACTACCAGTACAgtgagagtgaggaggaggaggatgaggatgacagtgaggaagaagatgaggacAAAGAGGGAAGGACAGAAAATGGTTCATAGGGAAGAACACTGACCTGGGCAATAGAGACATTGTGCACTATTGTGCTTCTATTATCACAGATGGGATGAGGTTTTGAAATGATGGCCTTCATGAACTACCTTCTTCTGCAGTTTTTGTTGGATAACGGCTGAAGTCGCTGAGTGACACTGATTCCAGAAAAACCTGTACACATCTGTTGACACTTGACTGAACCTGATTTAGACTCCAGTGATTTCTCAAGTCTGGTTGAAATTCTCTGTGATAAATTTATGCCTTCTTCTCTGTGACTCACCACAAAGTCAAGCATGAGTTTCTACTGACCTCTAGTGGAGCCAGCACTATAATTACATCAAATACAGTCTTgtcatgtttgatttgttttctgataatgtcttaaatgttttcatttcacacccAAACATCTGTCTTCAGGCAATAACTGTGCAATAGagatatacagtaataaaaataaatgcattccAACTAGCTTATGTCTAAATTCCTATGAAGTGAGAGAGCAGCTTTTCCTGCCAATGGAACCAGTTCTACAAAAACTCTTGCTCGAGCACAAAAGTGTGAGGGAAACTTACCAACTAAGTGACTGCTTATGTTTTTAGGCAAGAGGTTTGTATGTCTTTAAAGCCAATAATGCTTTGAAATAATTTGATTGAAGTAATTTCGATTTatcatttgtgatttttaaaaagattgaAGGTTTGTGATGGTGCTACCAAGTTTCTACAAACTCTAAAAAGTAATGTGAAATGTTTATAATCCCTACTCAACAATTAGATGGATTACATGTGGTTTCTACGGTGCCCACAAGGAGAAAGTGgtagaaaaaatgttttggtgGCATGGTAGAAAAAAAGGTGATGTTCACAAATAAAACGGGTACGGGATGTAAAACATGACGAGGACCTGCAGCTATTATAAACCTAACGCATACAAGTAACTATTCACATCTAGAGGCGTTTTAGAGTCACCAGTCACCTAGCATGTTTGTCTTTGggctgtgggaggaagctggaggaacCGAAGCAGACTCCTCACAGAAAGGCACCCatctgtattgtattgtaatgcAATGTGAATTCATATATATAGTCTGTTGGCCAATGTCCACCTCAGGGCTGTCTCTCCAGCCTGTTCAGTGTGTACGCAGGAACTGACGCCTATTccactaaatatttatttctagcGTGTGAACCCTAGGGGGCTGTGTAGGTTTCAGTGGACAATCAAACAAAGATTTTCCTGAAAATTGTTAATATATTATACCTCCTATATAGTTTGTTCCATTTAAATATCATGTACCTATAGTCAGTGATTTAGGAAAACATGTACTTTCTATCAGCTTTAAACTTGACATTTTATATCTAACTGTTAAAGGCTgtggttattaataaaaaaataaataaactaaaccttACACACTCTTCATTCTCTGAGAGCACTTTATACTGTTCGCATATGTGGATGAAGGCTGGTTTGCCTTTATATTAGTACTAGGTGCTTTACTCTATTCTGTTTGCAGTAAAATGCCTGGAGTAAGGAATGTAGAAATGGACAAAGTATGTATGTTGAGAATTTATCACAAGATTGATTGATTGTCAGGTTGTTTTCTGTAACAAGTGTAACTGGAGCGCAGCATTTCCAACCTAACACAACACTGACGAACGTCATAGTGGAGACAGGGAATTTCAGCACTGCAAAACTGGCTCAACAACAGACGCTACTTTTAACAGTTGCTTTATTAATATACTGTTTACCTTGActtaaaaaacatacaaacgTAAATTGATGGATATATATCATAGCTAACATTTAAAGCAAGACCGGCAACCCCTTTGCTGCTTCAGCTGTTCCAGTATGACCATGAGTTCTGTAGCCAATGTTAGGCTAACTTTAGgtaaatgtgtctgtttataAAGATTCATTGTGTTAGGTCTTAAACTGTGAAGTTTACCTTTGCTGTGATTTGGCTCtacataaacaaactgaattgaattgtataACTCAAACTATTAAGACACAAGATGCCCCAAGGGACTGTAGTATATTTTGATGTATACTTAtatactatatgtatatatatatataatgtgtacaaatatgtaaaatatacaaTAGGGTGTGGTATGAACATAAAAGtatagccttccaaatagcgttcgggactcagacacagtctcagtgtttaagtctaggctgaaaacctacctatttagtcaagcatttgagtaaatagatctgggaaggactcatggacgtagagcattatggtgaactggtatgtttagatgctgtcttcccaactctcactgatcactcgggtttgttgatggtgaagtgtttggttgctctacatcccagtgcgccctcatgtctgtgttttcttctgaacccacccttttagttaggctgtcaaaaatagtcctgccggagtccctgctgcactacactaaatatacattcacctcaaactttatctgactgtgaatacaactaactgcaatctctcctcttctctctctgtccctctccctctctcttttccctcttcctgtctctctgtcgagctacacgtcattccaccctttgccctctggacctgtctgactcgtcctgatgcccaacttctggctggagatctcgtcgcctggatccaccgtttgccctttgggatgcgtttggagactggattggtcacaagctactatgatgtcggtcccggcctcggcggacgtcggaagctgtttcttggaggtctcgactcaacgctcgatagtcaaggaatggaactagtctgcctgcaataactaactggactccatattaacttaaaagactttaactgttatcctggactgctgcctacacagcatgtaatcacccatatgaggatgggttccctgttgagtctggttcctctcaaggtttcttcctgttgccttctcagggagtttttccttgccactgtcgccctcggcttgctcatcagggacaatcacattattatgactcatacacatacactgttcatgtactgttctttggttgtgtaaagctgctttgtgacaatgtcaattgtaaaaagcgctctacaaataaaattgaattgaattgaattgaattgaaaagtaaatacagttcaaaattgtacttttttaatttgtgaaaaaCTTCATTTAAGACCATTCCTTTCAGCCTCATGTGACAGTAATCTTGCACACATGAAACTTGCATGCATGCAGTTCATATGCTATCATGCTATGGAGTTACAGTAGACTGAGTCAGATAACATCATGGTGATCATGGGTTACAATCTTTAGTCTCTGCAGGTTTTTTCCATAGCACAATGAATGACAATCAATGGcttgaataaaaacacatttaaaagtacaaaataactagttgtagttgtagtaaaGTAATGacattgtttgtgtcttttctgaGCATGTTTAATTTGAAGTCAATGGACCAAAACATCCTTTAAAATATTGTGCAATATGTATGATTAACGGAGGTTAATCATACATATtgcaaaaactaaacactgtttagtgtaatgaaatataatacaaatataataagcaaataaatacagacattaGTTTGACCCATCACCATTGTGCAGCTCTGACAGCAGCTGATCacggaaaaaaaaatctttacttAAATCTCTGGGGATAGTTCTTCAGGCTTGACTTCTTCTTTCTCGTCTGTATCCTTCAGAGTCACGTTCCAGCACTGTGCCTGTGTCTCTTTCAAGTCAGCCCACAGTTGAATCACCTGGCTGGGGCTTCGTTTGTGGACCAGCAAGATTGTGTGGTACGAACACAGCTCCTTGGCTTCCTTTTCAGAAAAGTCAAACGTAAGGAAGGCATAGTGGTGGATGGGGAAGGCGTTAAGCCGAACCATACACATCCCCACATAAACATCATCAATAGGGAACAGGTGAACCCTTTTAGACATATTGTGTAGGCGTTTGGCCAAAAGGCCTGAGTACACCACCCCTCCCCCACCTGCATATGCAGGATACAGACCCTTGTAGAAGCTCTCTGGGATAAAATACTTGGAGTTGTTGAGACGGCTGGGTGTTGCTGCACCAATGACCTCTCCAATCATAAAGCTGTTCATGGTCTTTTCTGCTTCTGGATTCTTTAGCTGGTCCTGGAGGTAAGTTATCATCTTTGGGGTGTTGACAAAGACGTCATCGTCTCCTTTAAAGACAAAGTGAGTCTGGCCACAGAAGCGTGAGAACCAACTCCAGAAGAGCACATCCTTCAAAGTGAGGTTGAAAAATGTGTCCTTGAAGTCCCACTGCAGAATGTCTCCATAATGTTTACTCTCCAACTGCAGTAACTCAGAGAATTTCACTTGCTGattgtcatggttttctgtacCTAGCAGGAACACCCTGCGGATGTACCCTCCGCTGCTGCTGCCTTCCTGCCCTGCTACCCATCCTGTCTGGCCCCAAGTGTGACGAATGGCCTGCCTGTTCTCAAAGTTCAGCTCCGTTGTCTTGATGGccagaagaagcagaggaggctctttctcatcttttgcCCCAGCTCCACACACCAAATCTGGCTGGATAAGGGTTGGGTAGTCCCTCCTATCCATGTGACTGACAAAGTCTTGTATCTGCTTAGGTAGTTTGTCAAAGTTAGTTCTCCTGCTCTCCAGGTCAGTGACCTTAGAGAAACTTTGTCTCAGTAGGGACTCAGAAAATCTAGTATTGCtaaattctttctttttcttgttgagGTGCAGTATGGGGCTGAAATAGTGGTCGATGGGCAGCTGGAGACTATTCCAAAAGGCATCCCCATTTTGGTGTAACTCCCAGAATTTCTTAGGTATAGAGGCAAAGCTTTTATTCCTTAAAGTTCCTGGGGCCACAAAATGAGTTGTTTCAGTTGTCGGAACAGCCACAGATGATTTGGCATTCATCCTCATACACACCACGAGACCTGCGTAAAGAAATAGCAGGGCCATGATGATGCACGGGCTGcacaaacagatgcacacagTACGCCAACGCCAGCGACGACAGCGACATGATGCCATTGAGCTGCAAATACACAAACCCAGAGTTAGTGTGTAAATACTGTGACACACAGAGTCATGAGAGAAAGACGAGGGTGGGGGAACAAGATTGACAGAGAACAAGACTATATTTGAAAATTTACAACAAAATCTTATGGAAAGTTGACTTGTACAGTTGCAGCTGTCGTGGAGGAAATCTGAATATGTTTCACGACAACTAAACTAACTCCATCTACTATATAAGACTGTGTAAATTGACTAAAACCACCAGATCAACCACTCAGTGGACCTGGCCAGCAATTGCAGTAATAAGCATTAACTCACAGGTAAATAAAGTTAACTGATGAATCTACTAAACATTTACCAAATGTTAATTATGGTATTACTTTAtacattaatgttttaacaCCCACTAATAGCCTTACTTAATGTAGTTAATGTAGTGATAGTgattgttaaaaacattttagaaatgccAAAGGGAGACAAACATATTCCTCCAGGGATTCAAGAGGATCTCAGTGTGTCAGTAGTAATTCCCTATCACACTAATCTATATCtgcataactaagagatggttcagagtcatcggagccatctctaactataagctttataaaaaaggaaagttttaagtctccctgaactgggagctggttccacaggagaggagcttgatagcgaaaggctctgcctcctattctacatctggaaaatatggaactatgagttctttaaaaTAAGgtggagcctgattattaagtgctttatatgtgaggagaaatattttaaactctattctggattatacagggagccaatggagagaagctaatatCATAGAATAATATGGCTGggcatcatctgcatagcaatggaaattgctagagtgtttcctaataatattgcctaaaggggacatatatagtGTGAAAAGAATCGGCCCAAACACAGAACCATGTGGAACTCTGTAACTAACATTTGTGTGCATAGAAGACGcatcattaacatttacatttacgatataatctatctgatagatagatagagataaGTGCTTTGTTGGATGCTAATAAAAGATCGTTATTGACCTTTAGTGGAATTTTTTCTGAGGTGAAGTAATTTTCAGTGCAGTaaatggagtctaatagtgaattaaatgcagtgttgaggccGTTATTATcaacataaatatattaaaatcaggcactataatgactttatctgcactaagaactaaatcagaaa
It encodes the following:
- the LOC113160147 gene encoding N-acetyllactosaminide beta-1,3-N-acetylglucosaminyltransferase 2, which produces MASCRCRRWRWRTVCICLCSPCIIMALLFLYAGLVVCMRMNAKSSVAVPTTETTHFVAPGTLRNKSFASIPKKFWELHQNGDAFWNSLQLPIDHYFSPILHLNKKKKEFSNTRFSESLLRQSFSKVTDLESRRTNFDKLPKQIQDFVSHMDRRDYPTLIQPDLVCGAGAKDEKEPPLLLLAIKTTELNFENRQAIRHTWGQTGWVAGQEGSSSGGYIRRVFLLGTENHDNQQVKFSELLQLESKHYGDILQWDFKDTFFNLTLKDVLFWSWFSRFCGQTHFVFKGDDDVFVNTPKMITYLQDQLKNPEAEKTMNSFMIGEVIGAATPSRLNNSKYFIPESFYKGLYPAYAGGGGVVYSGLLAKRLHNMSKRVHLFPIDDVYVGMCMVRLNAFPIHHYAFLTFDFSEKEAKELCSYHTILLVHKRSPSQVIQLWADLKETQAQCWNVTLKDTDEKEEVKPEELSPEI
- the eif1ad gene encoding probable RNA-binding protein EIF1AD, with product MMSQATKRKHVVKEVLGDFVTPTENQQIVKVISSRGNNLHEAVTAQGETFLVSMPTKFRKNIWIKRGDFVIVDPIEEGEKVKAEISFILYKHHIQYLQKEKLWPEGFIEDKTNKQQETEERDEQEEVSDSEDDESDLFVNTNRCNYQYSESEEEEDEDDSEEEDEDKEGRTENGS